The Rhinopithecus roxellana isolate Shanxi Qingling chromosome 13, ASM756505v1, whole genome shotgun sequence genome contains a region encoding:
- the ETS2 gene encoding protein C-ets-2, giving the protein MNDFGIKNMDQVAPVANSYRGTLKRQPAFDTFDGSLFAVFPSLNEEQTLQEVPTGLDSISHDSANCELPLLTPCSKAVMSQALKATFSGFKKEQRRLGIPKNPWLWSEQQVCQWLLWATNEFSLVNVNLQRFGMNGQMLCNLGKERFLELAPDFVGDILWEHLEQMIKENQEKTEDQYEENSHLTSVPHWINSNTIGFGTEQTPYGMQTQNYPKGGLLDSMCPASTPSVLSSEQEFQMFPKSRLSSVSVTYCSVSQDFPGSNLNLLTNNSGTPKDHDSPENGADSFESSDSLLQSWNSQSSLLDVQRVPSFESFEDDCSQSLCLNKPTMSFKDYIQERSDPVEQGKPVIPAAVLAGFTGSGPIQLWQFLLELLSDKSCQSFISWTGDGWEFKLADPDEVARRWGKRKNKPKMNYEKLSRGLRYYYDKNIIHKTSGKRYVYRFVCDLQNLLGFTPEELHAILGVQPDTED; this is encoded by the exons aTGAATGATTTTGGAATCAAGAATATGGACCAGGTAGCCCCTGTGGCTAACAGTTACAGAGGGACACTCAAG CGCCAGCCAGCCTTTGACACCTTTGACGGGTCGCTGTTTgctgtttttccttctctaaaTGAAGAGCAAACACTGCAAGAAGTGCCAACAGGCTTGGATTCCATTTCTCATG ACTCGGCCAACTGCGAGTTGCCTTTGTTAACCCCATGCAGCAAGGCTGTGATGAGTCAAGCCTTAAAAGCTACTTTCAGTGGCTTCAAAAAGGAACAGCGGCGCCTCGGTATTCCGAAAA ACCCCTGGCTGTGGAGTGAGCAACAGGTATGCCAGTGGCTTCTCTGGGCCACCAATGAGTTCAGTCTGGTGAACGTGAATCTGCAGAGGTTCGGCATGAATGGCCAGATGCTGTGTAACCTTGGCAAGGAACGCTTTCTGGAGCTGGCACCTGACTTTGTGGGTGACATTCTCTGGGAACATCTGGAGCAAATGATCAAAG aaaaccaagaaaagacagaagatcaATATGAAGAAAATTCGCACCTCACCTCCGTTCCTCATTGGATTAACAGCAATACAATAG GTTTTGGCACGGAGCAGACGCCGTACGGAATGCAGACACAGAATTACCCCAAAGGCGGCCTCCTGGACAGCATGTGTCCGGCCTCCACACCCAGCGTACTCAGCTCTGAGCAGGAGTTTCAGATGTTCCCCAAGTCTCGGCTCAGCTCCGTCAGCGTCACCTACTGCTCTGTCAGTCAGGACTTCCCAGGCAGCAACTTGAATTTGCTCACCAACAATTCTG GGACGCCCAAAGACCATGACTCCCCTGAGAACGGTGCGGACAGCTTCGAGAGCTCAGATTCCCTCCTCCAGTCCTGGAACAGCCAGTCGTCCTTGCTGGATGTACAACGGGTTCCTTCCTTCGAGAGCTTCGAAGATGACTGCAGCCAGTCGCTCTGCCTCAATAAGCCAACCATGTCTTTCAAGGATTACATCCAAGAGAGGAGTGACCCGGTGGAGCAAGGCAAACCAGTTATACCTGCAGCCGTGCTGGCCGGCTTCACAG gAAGTGGACCCATTCAGCTGTGGCAGTTTCTCCTGGAGCTGCTATCTGACAAATCCTGCCAGTCATTCATCAGCTGGACTGGAGACGGATGGGAGTTTAAGCTCGCTGACCCCGATGAG GTGGCCCGCCggtggggaaagaggaaaaataagccCAAGATGAACTACGAGAAGCTGAGCCGGGGCTTACGCTATTATTACGACAAGAACATCATCCACAAGACGTCGGGGAAGCGCTACGTGTACCGCTTCGTGTGCGACCTCCAGAACTTGCTGGGGTTCACGCCCGAGGAACTGCACGCCATCCTGGGCGTCCAGCCCGACACAGAGGACTGA